Proteins found in one Pararge aegeria chromosome 12, ilParAegt1.1, whole genome shotgun sequence genomic segment:
- the LOC120628326 gene encoding O-acyltransferase like protein-like, whose amino-acid sequence MWRVFLCTLVAAAAAREFTEEDQFRQPRLFHLDSYERCLVPRDGLYCVGTFRLSADKPNAAYNFIKEYSSDPQNFDRTLVHRGYCLSSRCPSKESNTTLRFERCIEQHALSSGLRASLESSSCKKHEDLRVKELGMDIPQRILLGVVAVLLFMNLVGTLYDLVMSGEGKSKLLTSWSIRSNWARLLATHEDGDPRLTALGPVQGIRVLLLTLVMMTHAAELQHKIHLYNPEYYERILQHPITMLIRNGSALTQIFIVISNFLFAYSLLLYSKSRQLGLAQLPLCILHRLARITPVHLLVVGFAATWWRHLGDGPQWAMIVGAESETCRKKFWTHALFLHNAFYADEYCLLPTWFLAVDLQLYIAAAVLTLYLMQKKKRQIPILAALFLLSCVMNFGLAYINEWKSLLYIMVPENVRLTFRGIPSFSQFYTAPWGSLPAALLGLLSAHVHFDMQEQGYKITKHKWFVWLFHMTVPLHMAWILAGNAVLAHTTRVATAAYVAIERPSFAILASMTLLGIANNVDDWFRRALSWRGWAIIGRMSLSIMMLHWVVNVHLLGIHRTLTVASVPSIAGDMLSTMFVTTVLALPLTLLVESPIQRSFTALLT is encoded by the exons AAGAAGACCAGTTCCGACAGCCGAGGCTGTTTCACCTGGATAGCTACGAGCGCTGTCTGGTACCTCGAGACGGCCTCTATTGCGTCGGGACCTTTCGCCTGTCCGCCGACAAACCCAATGCCGCCTATAACTTTATTAAG GAATACTCTTCAGACCCTCAGAACTTCGACCGCACGCTAGTCCATCGAGGCTACTGTCTGTCATCGCGCTGCCCATCCAAGGAGTCGAATACGACGCTTCGCTTCGAACGATGCATCGAGCAGCACGCCCTGTCATCTGGCCTCCGCGCCTCGTTGGAGAGCTCTTCCTGCAAGAAGCACGAGGATCTAAGGGTCAAAGAGCTCGGAATGGACATACCGCAGCGTATTCTACTTGGCGTCGTCGCTGTACTACTATTTATGAATCTTGTTGGCACGCTGTATGACTTGGTTATGAGTGGAGAAGGCA AGAGTAAGCTGCTGACATCCTGGTCGATACGCTCCAACTGGGCGCGGTTGCTCGCCACGCACGAAGACGGAGACCCGAGGCTGACTGCGCTAGGGCCCGTGCAAGGGATCAG GGTTCTGTTGCTAACGCTGGTGATGATGACGCACGCCGCAGAGCTTCAGCACAAAATACACCTCTACAACCCTGAATACTATGAGCGG ATCCTCCAACACCCAATAACCATGCTTATAAGGAACGGCTCGGCGCTCACCCAAATCTTCATCGTCATCTCTAACTTCCTCTTTGCGTACAGCTTGCTGCTGTACTCAAAAAGCCGACAGCTCGGATTAGCTCAACTGCCCCTTTGCATACTGCACCGACTTGCTAG GATAACACCAGTACATTTGCTGGTAGTGGGTTTCGCGGCGACATGGTGGCGACATTTGGGTGATGGACCGCAGTGGGCGATGATTGTTGGTGCAGAGAGTGAAACCTGTCGCAAGAAGTTCTGGACTCACGCACTGTTCCTGCACAACGCCTTCTACGCTGATGAGTACTGCTTGCTACCCACCTG GTTCCTAGCAGTCGACTTGCAACTGTACATCGCAGCGGCAGTCCTGACACTGTACCTGATGCAGAAGAAGAAACGCCAGATACCCATACTGGCGGCACTGTTCCTGCTCTCTTGCGTGATGAACTTCGGACTCGCGTATATCAACGAGTGGAAATCCTTGCTTTATATTATGGTGCCCGA GAACGTTCGGCTGACATTCCGTGGCATACCCTCGTTCTCCCAGTTCTACACGGCACCGTGGGGCAGTTTACCAGCCGCGTTGCTGGGGCTACTCTCCGCGCACGTCCACTTCGACATGCAAGAACAGGGCTATAAGATTACCAAGCACAAG TGGTTCGTATGGCTATTCCACATGACGGTGCCACTACACATGGCATGGATCCTGGCCGGCAACGCGGTGCTCGCTCACACCACGCGAGTCGCCACCGCCGCCTACGTCGCCATCGAGCGGCCGTCCTTCGCCATCCTCGCCTCCATGACGTTGCTCGGCATCGCCAACAACGTCGATG ATTGGTTCCGGCGCGCGCTGTCTTGGCGCGGCTGGGCCATTATAGGCCGCATGTCTCTGTCCATCATGATGCTGCACTGGGTAGTCAACGTGCACCTGCTTGGGATACACCGGACCCTCACTGTAGCCTCCGTTCCGTCTATC GCCGGTGATATGCTCTCCACAATGTTTGTGACGACGGTACTGGCGCTACCACTCACGCTGCTAGTGGAGTCGCCCATACAACGCTCCTTCACAGCGCTGCTAACCTAG